The sequence CGCAGGTCATCAGCCGTGCCGAAACATCCGTTGAAGGAGGGAGTGAGGCATGAATGCGGCAGAACTGCGTCAACTGACGGACGAAGAATTGAAGGCCAAGTTGGATGAGGCGTACAAGCAGTTGTGGAGCCTGCGCTTCCAGCACGCTTCGCGCCAGTTGAAAGATACATCGCAGATTCGCCAAACG is a genomic window of Ardenticatena maritima containing:
- the rpmC gene encoding 50S ribosomal protein L29 translates to MNAAELRQLTDEELKAKLDEAYKQLWSLRFQHASRQLKDTSQIRQTKRLIARIKTILHERRLAEEKEG